The window CAAATTGCCGATGAGCTTAATTCCATGGGCTTTCGCTCTCGCGTGACGATTGTGCGCGACAAATACGACCGAACAAAAATTAAACGACAGATTGGTGGCCGAAAAATGACTGCCAAAATGATTGATCAATACACTAGTAAATTGGTATATTGCGGTATTATTAAGGAAAAATGGACGTATGATAAGCCAGTTAAAGCGCAGTTTGATGGGCTCGTTAGCGTGGATTTATTCAACGAAGCTAATCGCGGCCGAGTTTTCGTGGAGGTTGATAGCCATGATAATATCACCGTTAAACGTAAGGCTGTTCCGAATCATTTGAAAAGTAAACAAGTTTATAACCTAGATTATCCATATAAGCAGGTAGTTGCCTGTCCTAAATGCGGTAAGACACTATCTGGTAGCGCTCGTGGCAAGCTCGGTAAACACTATCCAGCTTATCACTGCAGTCGCGATGGCCATTACTTCCGTGTGTCGAAGCCTGAATTTGATAAGACGATAGAAGACTTTGTGAGGGCTATTACTATCAAGCCAGAATACATTGACGATGTTATCGCCGCCATCGCTGAATTGTGGCGTGAACGTCAGACTAGGCAAATTGATGCTAATCGGCAGCGCCTAGAGCACCGCGAGAGCCTGCAAGGTCAAATCAAGGCAACCGTTAATCGGATGCGTATTGTCACAAGCGAGACGGCCCTAAAATACCTTGAAGAGGATATTGTTAGCGTCGAAAAAGAATTAGCAGAGCTGGATGAAGAAATTGCTAGGCAGCCGAATTTACAAGCTGAATTTGACCAAGTTTTGCAATATGTAAAATATATTTTGGAACACCTTTCAGAGCTGCTACTTGACCTCTGTAATCCACTGCGAAAAGCTGCCTTTTTCGGTGCTATATTCAACAAGCTTCCAACCTACGAACAAATAAACTTTGGAACCCATAAAAACAGCCCACCACCAGAGGTAAACGAGCTGTTTCAAATCCGAACGGAATATAAATCCCTGTATGGTGACCCTACCGGGAATCGAACCCGGGTTGCTGGGATGAGAACCCAGTGTCCTAACCGCTAGACGATAGGGCCGTGTTAAGCTACCGGGTCATTATAGCATGGTTAGCTGGGGGCGTCTAGCCCATCTTGTTGACGACGTCGATCAGCTTGCGGGGTGTGATGTCGGCCTTGATGAGGTAGCCGTCGACGCGGTTCATGATGGCGGATTTGGTGGCATCGTCCTGCTCAAAGTTCGTCATAATGAGGATTTTGCTCTCTGGAATCAAGTCAGTATCATCAGAGCGCAGAGCGTCCAAAATTTGGTCGCCGCGCTGTTCGGGCAGCATTAAATCAAGGATGATCAAGTCAAACGGCTGACTCCGGGCCATAACCAGCCCATCATTACCATCAACCACCCAGGTCACGTCATAGCCAGCTTTTTGCAGGCTGCGCACATACATCTCGCC is drawn from Candidatus Saccharibacteria bacterium oral taxon 488 and contains these coding sequences:
- a CDS encoding response regulator; its protein translation is MAIKTILCVEDDRFIGEMYVRSLQKAGYDVTWVVDGNDGLVMARSQPFDLIILDLMLPEQRGDQILDALRSDDTDLIPESKILIMTNFEQDDATKSAIMNRVDGYLIKADITPRKLIDVVNKMG